Below is a window of Fimbriimonadaceae bacterium DNA.
ATCCAGCAAGTGCGTCGAAACCAAGATCGAACAGCCCGCTGCTCGCGCCCGATTCAACTCCGCCTTCACCTCGGCAACACCCGCCGGGTCAATCCCGATAATCGGCTCGTCAAAAAGTAAAACACTCGCGTCGCGAATGAACGCACAGGCAATCGCCAGCTTCTGACGCATCCCCTTGGAAAGCGTGGCAACAAGCTCCTTTTTCTTCTCAAGCAGGACGTATCGCTCAAGCAGCATATCTCCGTTCTGCTCAAACTTGTCCAGCGAATTGAAGCACATCGCCACAAACCGCAGATGCTCCTCAACCGTGAGCAATTCATACAGAGAAGGCATCTCCGGAACAAACGCCAGCGCCTGTTTGGCCTTCGCCTGATCCTGCTCAAGATCGTAACCATTGATGCGGATGGCCCCGGCATTCGGGCGGAGAATCCCCGCAATGCAGCGAAGCGCGGTGGTCTTGCCCGCTCCATTCGGCCCGAGCAGACCCACAATCTCCCCTGGCTGAATGGTGAAAGTTAGGTCGTCGACGGCTCGCAGATTCTTGTACTCTTTGACGAGCCCGGTCACTTCAAGCATTGATGCCTCGCCAAGGTTGTACCTTACGCGGCATCGAACCGGCACGGCCTTGGCACAGGGTGACCAAAACCGGGAACTTCCACAACAAAATCAAGTGTATGAACGCATGATACGTAAACTTTCGTAGGAGAACACGCGAATGCTAAAGAAGCTATTCATCACCCTCGCCACCGTTTTGGCCGTCACCGCTTGCCAAGCCCAGATTCAATTGACCATCGGTGGCAACGCCGTGAACTATCAAGCCCTCACACGCAAAGACGTCGCCAGTGACCTTGCCCTTGAACCCGGACAGCAAACCAAGATCGCCGCCGCCCTCAAGACACATCAAGAAGACGTCCACGAGGAGATTCAGTCCATCTTCTCTGGCGGAGTGTCGAGCCAAGAGGAAGCCCAAAAAGCAGTCAACGATCTGATCACTCGGCTCGACGTCGAGCTAAGAAAAAAGCTATCCGCCATCCTCACGCCCGATCAGCTCAAGAGATTCGATCAGATCGAACTTCAAATCAGCGCGGTCCGCGCATTCTCCCGTGAAAACATCGCAAAGGCGATGGACTTCTCAGCCGATCAAAAGAAGAAGCTCGACTCCATCATGGAGACCTACAACCAAGGAATGCGCGCCATCAACGAAAACGCTCAGCACGAGCAAGTCGACGGCGGCTTCCGTGTCATCCTCGGCCCCGAAGACGAGAAAAAGCTGGATCAGTTGCGCATCAAAGCGCTCGACGACATCAAAAAGCTGATGACCCCCGAACAAAAGAAAAAGTGGGATGAGCTAACTGGTCCCGAATTCAAAATCTCCAAATAAGCCACTCGCAGAATAGACGCGCGGTTGACTCAGCCACCAGAGTTAACCGCGCTCGCAAAGCCACCGCAACACGCCACTCCCAGAACCCCTCGATATTCTTTAAGCAATAAGCGAACGTCCACACATGGTGGGGTACCCTGCAACGCAATATCTAAGGTTGAAAAAGTATGAGCGTTGCAGATTTTGGCGGTCGAATTAAACAGGAAGTTGCCAAGGCGATCGTTGGTCAAGAGCATGTGATCGAGCACACCCTCGTCGCGATTCTCGCGAACGGGCACGTGCTGATCGAGGGCGTCCCCGGCGTGGCCAAAACCCTGCTCGTCAGAGTTTTAGCGAAGACCCTCAACCTCGAATACGGACGCATCCAATTCACCCCCGACCTCATGCCCAGCGACGTTCTGGGAACTCGAATCTTTAATCCCAAAGAGGGTGAGTTCGTCCTCCGAACGGGACCGATCTTCGTCAACGTTCTCCTCGCAGACGAAATCAATCGAACCCCACCCAAAACTCAGGCCGCACTCCTCGAAGCGATGGAAGAGCGGAGAGTCACCATCGACGGGGAACCGCTCCAACTTCCGCCCCCATTCCTCGTTTTCGCCACCCAAAACCCCATCGAATTCGAAGGCACCTACCCGCTCCCCGAAGCCCAGCAAGACCGATTCCTGCTCAAGGTGCTTGTCTCTTACCCGCCCGACGAAGTTGAGATTGATGTCCTGCGCAAGCATAACGCTGGCTTCCGGCCCCAAAACCTCGAAGACGCTGGCATTCAAGCCGTCGTCACCGGGGATGAGCTCGTAGCGATGCAAAAAGCCGTTCAGGAAATCACCATCGAAGACAAGGTTTTCAGCTACATCCAACAGCTCGTCAAGGCCACGCGAAACTCCAACGACATCCTCGTCGGCGCTTCGCCCCGCGCTGGCATCGCTCTCGTCAACTGCAGCAAAGCAATGGCCGCCCTCCGAGGGCGCGATTTCGTGATCCCAGACGACGTCAAAGAACTCGCGCTCCCAATCCTCAGACACCGCGTGATCTTGCGTCCCGAAGCCGAAATCGAGGGTCTGACCGTTGACCGCGTACTCACGACCTTGATCGACGTCCAAGTCGTTCCGCGATGAAGCTGCTCCTTCTCAAACGGCAGACGCTCGGGGGCATCCACTCCCATGCAACCAGCCTGGCGGAAGAACTGCGACGTCAAGGCCACGAAGTCCACCTTGAAGAAGCGACGGATTGGATTCCAAACGAAACGGGAAGGAAGCCAGACAAGGCCGTTAGCGAACGCCTCAAAGCCCTCGCCGAGCCCTACGACCTTGTCCACGCATTCGGATACCGCGCGGCTTGGGCCTGCAGCGCCGCCTTCGCCCACAAAGAAGC
It encodes the following:
- a CDS encoding ABC transporter ATP-binding protein — its product is MLEVTGLVKEYKNLRAVDDLTFTIQPGEIVGLLGPNGAGKTTALRCIAGILRPNAGAIRINGYDLEQDQAKAKQALAFVPEMPSLYELLTVEEHLRFVAMCFNSLDKFEQNGDMLLERYVLLEKKKELVATLSKGMRQKLAIACAFIRDASVLLFDEPIIGIDPAGVAEVKAELNRARAAGCSILVSTHLLDTAERFCDRVIIVSRGRMLVQGTLEELRRTPGMEKMSLEDIFLKLTMEGVPASHEAPAVFEL
- a CDS encoding MoxR family ATPase, whose amino-acid sequence is MSVADFGGRIKQEVAKAIVGQEHVIEHTLVAILANGHVLIEGVPGVAKTLLVRVLAKTLNLEYGRIQFTPDLMPSDVLGTRIFNPKEGEFVLRTGPIFVNVLLADEINRTPPKTQAALLEAMEERRVTIDGEPLQLPPPFLVFATQNPIEFEGTYPLPEAQQDRFLLKVLVSYPPDEVEIDVLRKHNAGFRPQNLEDAGIQAVVTGDELVAMQKAVQEITIEDKVFSYIQQLVKATRNSNDILVGASPRAGIALVNCSKAMAALRGRDFVIPDDVKELALPILRHRVILRPEAEIEGLTVDRVLTTLIDVQVVPR